A single region of the Bacteroidota bacterium genome encodes:
- a CDS encoding type IX secretion system membrane protein PorP/SprF, which translates to MIALNVQRKLIYIFFIFISLSVKAQELPLYSQYILNPYLINPAIAGIAGSGALQIMNRSQWLGIKDAPQTNLISYHQGFGNVGLGGHVYSDKNGNTSNMGFQLTYAYHIYLSNKYLGNKNKRLSFGLSVTGLQRKIDESSFMQAGKDPLINGTEQKSFSPNGNFGIYFTNKNFFSGLSCANLIQTTNNIYSPQRTFFLQMGQSFNNRYRYVIEPSITTKFDQQKDWQLDANLKVYLPEKNNRQFWGGLSLRNNMGESFKEGAYSILFIGYNTARLRFAYALEYGLNPIRSNNAGSHEFMLLYTFGNFVPHMCPAYSDMGHLYK; encoded by the coding sequence ATGATAGCACTGAATGTACAAAGAAAATTAATCTATATATTCTTTATTTTCATCTCGCTTTCTGTTAAAGCTCAGGAACTGCCCCTTTACAGCCAGTATATTCTTAATCCTTACCTCATCAATCCAGCTATAGCAGGCATAGCTGGAAGTGGAGCACTACAAATCATGAACCGTTCCCAGTGGCTGGGGATAAAAGATGCCCCCCAAACCAATCTGATCAGTTACCATCAGGGCTTTGGCAATGTCGGCCTGGGCGGGCATGTATATAGTGATAAAAACGGAAATACCAGTAATATGGGATTCCAATTGACCTATGCCTATCATATATATTTAAGCAACAAATACTTAGGAAATAAAAATAAGCGTTTGTCATTTGGATTATCAGTGACCGGACTTCAGCGCAAAATTGACGAAAGTAGTTTCATGCAGGCAGGAAAAGATCCTTTAATAAACGGCACAGAACAAAAAAGCTTTAGCCCTAATGGAAATTTTGGAATTTATTTTACCAATAAGAATTTTTTCTCTGGCTTATCTTGTGCTAATCTTATTCAAACTACCAACAATATCTACTCTCCGCAACGCACATTCTTTCTCCAAATGGGCCAATCCTTCAATAACCGGTACAGGTATGTTATAGAACCTTCAATAACCACAAAATTTGATCAACAAAAGGACTGGCAACTGGATGCCAATTTAAAAGTTTACCTCCCTGAAAAAAATAACAGACAATTCTGGGGAGGCTTGTCTTTGCGCAATAATATGGGAGAAAGTTTTAAGGAAGGGGCTTATAGCATACTTTTTATAGGTTATAACACGGCCAGGCTACGATTTGCCTATGCCTTAGAATATGGGCTAAACCCGATCAGAAGCAATAATGCCGGCTCACATGAATTCATGCTGCTGTATACCTTTGGTAACTTTGTTCCCCATATGTGCCCGGCCTATAGCGATATGGGACATCTTTATAAATAA